From Bacillota bacterium, one genomic window encodes:
- a CDS encoding zinc ribbon domain-containing protein yields MPIYEYACEKCGKFEVLHGVGEGQLAQCPKCGSPVRRLISSRMGVIFRGSGFYTTDHRSEEYKSKSQAEKSTGTTDASVSCSSGTCGK; encoded by the coding sequence GTGCCTATATACGAGTACGCATGCGAGAAATGCGGCAAGTTTGAGGTGCTGCACGGTGTTGGCGAGGGCCAATTGGCCCAGTGCCCGAAGTGCGGCTCGCCGGTCCGCCGGCTCATAAGCTCCCGAATGGGCGTAATCTTCCGGGGGTCCGGCTTCTACACCACCGACCACAGGTCGGAGGAATACAAGAGCAAGTCCCAGGCCGAGAAGAGCACTGGAACCACAGATGCGTCCGTGTCATGCTCCTCCGGAACATGTGGGAAATAG
- a CDS encoding ABC transporter permease, with the protein MAMRDGLSAVKTAAWLGWQMDSNWADPFLFAVYSVAKPLAGALILLFIYRVVGRGASDTGFFANMYVGNAFFALVGQVTLGMSWVIIEDREFFRMIRYIYTSKAQYRLYLLGRGLSKLAVAMISVLVLMIFGRFVLSVPVRISTVNWPLLSSVLALGLVCSIGVGFVMASLMFFIARHGGSTSEAVTGLLYLLCGVLYPVSALPLWAQAVSRIIPLTYWVEALRRAVLGDDIARQFTGAWAGGTRGLLMVLALSAAAVLALGLFLFHVGERSAKARGVIDLAQDY; encoded by the coding sequence ATGGCAATGAGGGATGGCCTCTCGGCAGTGAAGACAGCGGCATGGCTAGGCTGGCAGATGGACTCCAATTGGGCAGACCCGTTTCTCTTTGCCGTCTATTCGGTGGCGAAACCCTTGGCCGGTGCGCTCATACTCCTGTTCATCTACAGGGTCGTCGGGCGGGGTGCGTCCGACACAGGATTCTTCGCCAACATGTACGTGGGCAACGCCTTCTTCGCCCTGGTGGGCCAGGTGACTCTCGGCATGAGCTGGGTAATCATCGAAGACCGGGAGTTCTTCAGGATGATCCGGTACATCTACACGTCCAAGGCTCAGTACCGGCTCTACCTCCTGGGCCGAGGGCTGTCCAAACTCGCCGTAGCCATGATTTCGGTGCTCGTTCTCATGATCTTCGGGAGGTTCGTCCTCAGCGTTCCCGTGCGCATATCCACCGTCAACTGGCCACTGCTCAGCTCTGTTCTCGCCTTGGGGCTGGTATGCTCAATTGGGGTCGGCTTTGTCATGGCCTCCCTGATGTTCTTCATCGCCAGGCACGGGGGATCGACATCGGAGGCGGTCACCGGCCTTCTGTACCTCCTGTGTGGGGTCCTCTATCCAGTATCCGCGTTGCCGCTGTGGGCGCAAGCGGTCTCGCGTATCATTCCCCTCACCTACTGGGTGGAGGCTCTTCGCCGAGCCGTCCTAGGTGACGATATCGCGCGGCAGTTCACCGGGGCCTGGGCAGGAGGCACTCGTGGGTTGTTGATGGTGCTTGCGCTCTCGGCAGCCGCAGTTCTCGCTCTCGGGCTGTTTCTTTTCCACGTGGGTGAGCGGTCCGCAAAGGCCCGTGGGGTTATCGACCTCGCGCAGGACTATTGA